One Sanguibacter sp. HDW7 DNA window includes the following coding sequences:
- a CDS encoding PadR family transcriptional regulator, whose product MTSQAYLLLLALADGRQHGYGLAARVRELSDGDVRLGAGTLYGNLERLLGADLIADDGEEVADGRARRYYRLTDDGLRVARTETLRLAELAARGRRALGAFGADGAVGGVA is encoded by the coding sequence ATGACCTCGCAGGCCTACCTGCTGCTGCTCGCGCTCGCTGACGGGCGGCAGCACGGCTACGGCCTTGCCGCCCGCGTGCGCGAGCTCTCCGACGGCGACGTCCGTCTCGGCGCCGGCACGCTCTACGGCAACCTCGAGCGGCTCCTCGGCGCCGATCTCATCGCCGACGACGGCGAGGAGGTCGCCGACGGCCGTGCCCGGCGCTACTACCGGCTCACCGACGACGGCCTCCGCGTCGCTCGGACGGAAACCCTCCGGCTCGCCGAGCTCGCTGCGCGTGGGCGTCGGGCGCTCGGTGCGTTCGGGGCCGACGGCGCCGTGGGCGGTGTCGCATGA
- the purD gene encoding phosphoribosylamine--glycine ligase, translating into MKILVLGTGAREHAIVHSLASEGAHELHAAPGNPGIAGLATLHAVAATDGEAVVALARTLGAELVVVGPEAPLVAGVGDVLRAAGFPVFGPDAAAAQLEGSKAFAKEVMAAAGVPTARPVVCTTLAELEAGLDELGAPYVVKDDGLAAGKGVVVTTDRAEALAHGAACLEARGTEGRVVLEEYLDGPEVSLFCVSDGTTVVPLQPAQDFKRAHDDDAGPNTGGMGAYSPLPWAPAGLVDEVVRDVAQPTVDEMARRGTPFAGILYVGLALTSKGTRVVEFNARFGDPETQVVLARLRTPLSRVLLASATGTLAELGELEWSDDAAVTVVVAAHGYPADARAGDPVDGIADAEAVDGVHVLHAGTSIVDGALVASGGRVLSVVGVGSDLVAARDAAYAGVGRITLPGSHHRSDIAARAAGLGEPITVPGTAAPSVPGGGTARDLPGWRHVYSGKVRDLYEPVGEHALGDVVLVVASDRISAYDFVLASEIPGKGEVLTQLSLWWFAQLADVVDNHVVSTEVSSVAGGGLVPAEVAGRAMICRRLEMFPVECVARGYLTGSGLLEYRASRTVCGVPLPDGLEDGSRLPEPIFTPATKAEVGEHDENVSFDVVVSKIGVDNAARLRALTLEVYSRAAELARERGIILADTKLEFGIDPVTGAIVLGDEVLTPDSSRFWPADEWQPGRAQPSFDKQHVRDWLVSAASGWDRASGEEPPALPSEVVEATRERYEEAYTRLTGAPLER; encoded by the coding sequence GTGAAGATCCTCGTCCTGGGAACAGGTGCCCGCGAGCACGCCATCGTCCACTCCCTCGCGTCGGAGGGCGCGCACGAGCTGCACGCCGCGCCGGGCAACCCGGGCATCGCCGGGCTCGCGACGCTGCACGCGGTCGCGGCGACCGACGGTGAGGCCGTCGTGGCGCTCGCACGGACGCTCGGTGCCGAGCTCGTCGTCGTCGGGCCGGAGGCGCCGCTCGTCGCGGGCGTCGGCGACGTCCTGCGGGCTGCGGGCTTCCCGGTCTTCGGGCCGGACGCGGCCGCGGCACAGCTCGAGGGCTCGAAGGCCTTCGCGAAGGAGGTCATGGCGGCGGCCGGCGTGCCGACCGCGCGCCCGGTCGTGTGCACGACGCTCGCCGAGCTCGAGGCCGGGCTCGACGAGCTCGGCGCGCCGTACGTCGTCAAGGACGACGGGCTCGCGGCGGGCAAGGGCGTCGTCGTGACGACCGACCGTGCCGAGGCGCTCGCGCACGGTGCGGCGTGCCTCGAGGCGCGCGGCACCGAGGGTCGCGTCGTCCTCGAGGAGTACCTCGACGGCCCCGAGGTCTCGCTGTTCTGCGTGTCCGACGGGACGACGGTGGTGCCGCTGCAGCCGGCCCAGGACTTCAAGCGTGCGCACGACGACGACGCGGGGCCGAACACGGGCGGCATGGGCGCGTACTCGCCGCTGCCGTGGGCGCCTGCGGGCCTCGTCGACGAGGTCGTGCGGGACGTCGCCCAGCCGACCGTCGACGAGATGGCGCGCCGCGGCACGCCGTTCGCGGGCATCCTCTACGTCGGTCTCGCCCTGACGTCGAAGGGCACGCGCGTCGTCGAGTTCAACGCGCGCTTCGGCGACCCCGAGACCCAGGTGGTCCTCGCGCGGCTGCGGACGCCGCTGTCCCGCGTGCTCCTCGCGTCCGCGACGGGCACGCTCGCGGAGCTCGGTGAGCTCGAGTGGTCCGACGACGCGGCCGTCACGGTCGTCGTCGCGGCGCACGGGTACCCGGCGGACGCCCGCGCGGGCGACCCTGTGGACGGCATCGCCGACGCGGAGGCTGTGGACGGGGTGCACGTGCTCCACGCCGGCACTTCCATCGTCGACGGCGCGCTCGTCGCGTCGGGCGGGCGCGTCCTGTCGGTCGTCGGCGTCGGCAGCGACCTCGTCGCCGCACGCGACGCCGCGTACGCGGGCGTCGGCCGCATCACCCTGCCCGGCTCGCACCACCGCAGCGACATCGCGGCCCGCGCCGCAGGCCTCGGCGAGCCGATCACCGTGCCGGGCACCGCAGCGCCGAGCGTGCCGGGCGGCGGCACCGCACGCGACCTGCCGGGCTGGCGCCACGTGTACTCGGGCAAGGTCCGTGACCTCTACGAGCCCGTCGGCGAGCACGCGCTCGGCGACGTCGTGCTCGTCGTCGCCTCCGACCGCATCTCCGCCTACGACTTCGTGCTCGCGAGCGAGATCCCCGGCAAGGGCGAGGTCCTCACGCAGCTGAGCCTGTGGTGGTTCGCGCAGCTCGCGGACGTCGTCGACAACCACGTCGTCTCGACCGAGGTCTCGTCCGTCGCGGGCGGCGGTCTCGTGCCCGCCGAGGTCGCGGGGCGCGCGATGATCTGCCGCCGCCTCGAGATGTTCCCCGTCGAGTGCGTCGCACGCGGCTACCTCACGGGCTCCGGGCTCCTCGAGTACCGGGCCTCGCGCACGGTGTGCGGCGTGCCGCTGCCCGACGGGCTCGAGGACGGCTCACGCCTGCCCGAGCCGATCTTCACGCCCGCGACGAAGGCCGAGGTCGGCGAGCACGACGAGAACGTGTCGTTCGACGTCGTCGTCTCGAAGATCGGTGTCGACAACGCGGCGCGGCTGCGCGCGCTGACGCTCGAGGTCTACTCGCGTGCGGCCGAGCTCGCGCGCGAGCGCGGCATCATCCTCGCGGACACGAAGCTCGAGTTCGGCATCGACCCGGTGACGGGCGCGATCGTGCTCGGCGACGAGGTGCTCACGCCCGACTCCTCGCGCTTCTGGCCCGCGGACGAGTGGCAGCCGGGGCGCGCGCAGCCGAGCTTCGACAAGCAGCACGTGCGCGACTGGCTCGTGTCGGCGGCGTCGGGCTGGGACCGCGCGTCCGGCGAGGAGCCGCCGGCGCTCCCGTCCGAGGTCGTCGAGGCGACGCGCGAACGCTACGAGGAGGCGTACACGCGCCTCACGGGCGCCCCGCTCGAGCGCTGA
- a CDS encoding LCP family protein: MPASTRLVRHARLRRDHRALRATGLTLAGVLAFGGTAAAMVNHDLQRSLNVQDIDGLLGTDRPTIVEDPSDPYAGKQLNILVMGTDMRDAENEAIAGKADTMASDTTMVVHISGDRKHVEVVSIPRDSMVALPACTTGDGGTSYASDYAMFNSAFAIGAGSTQNLETAAACTVKAVEQLTGVRITSHIVLKMTGVVDVVDALGGVEVDLPEPVVGFKKWSNINLPAGKQTLDGRTSIEFLRVRKGTGMGLNQGSDLTRITRQQFFLDAMVKQVLSQNLVTDSPKLYGVVKSVLAAISTSPDLGTTSALAGLAFSLKDTPSKNIVFTELPLGTDPRDKNRVVWLPEAEEIWQRIIHDEPAPQPTDEPTDGASAGSKDGAKDKATTGAQG; this comes from the coding sequence GTGCCCGCCTCTACGCGCCTCGTCCGCCACGCCCGCCTCCGCCGCGACCACCGCGCCCTGCGGGCGACCGGTCTCACCCTTGCGGGCGTCCTCGCCTTCGGCGGGACCGCCGCGGCGATGGTCAACCATGACCTGCAGAGGTCGCTCAACGTCCAGGACATCGACGGCCTGCTCGGCACCGACCGTCCGACGATCGTCGAGGACCCGAGCGACCCGTACGCGGGCAAGCAGCTCAACATCCTCGTCATGGGCACGGACATGCGCGACGCGGAGAACGAGGCGATCGCCGGCAAGGCCGACACGATGGCGTCGGACACGACGATGGTCGTGCACATCTCGGGCGACCGGAAGCACGTCGAGGTCGTCTCGATCCCCCGCGACTCCATGGTCGCCCTGCCCGCGTGCACGACGGGCGACGGCGGCACGTCGTACGCGAGCGACTACGCGATGTTCAACTCGGCGTTCGCGATCGGCGCCGGCAGCACCCAGAACCTCGAGACCGCCGCGGCCTGCACCGTCAAGGCTGTCGAGCAGCTCACGGGCGTCCGCATCACGAGCCACATCGTTCTGAAGATGACGGGCGTCGTCGACGTCGTCGACGCGCTCGGCGGCGTCGAGGTCGACCTGCCGGAGCCCGTCGTCGGGTTCAAGAAGTGGTCGAACATCAACCTGCCCGCGGGCAAGCAGACTCTCGACGGCCGGACGTCGATCGAGTTCCTCCGCGTCCGCAAGGGCACGGGCATGGGCCTCAACCAGGGGTCGGACCTCACCCGCATCACGCGCCAGCAGTTCTTCCTCGACGCGATGGTCAAGCAGGTCCTCTCGCAGAACCTCGTCACCGACTCCCCCAAGCTCTACGGCGTCGTGAAGTCGGTGCTCGCGGCCATCAGCACGAGCCCGGACCTCGGCACGACGTCGGCCCTCGCGGGCCTCGCGTTCTCGCTCAAGGACACCCCATCGAAGAACATCGTGTTCACCGAGCTCCCGCTCGGCACGGACCCGCGCGACAAGAACCGTGTCGTGTGGCTCCCCGAGGCCGAGGAGATCTGGCAGCGCATCATCCACGACGAGCCTGCACCGCAGCCGACCGACGAGCCCACGGACGGTGCGTCCGCCGGCTCGAAGGACGGCGCCAAGGACAAGGCGACGACGGGCGCCCAGGGCTGA
- a CDS encoding adenylosuccinate synthase, translated as MPAIVVVGAQWGDEGKGKATDQLGSQVDYVVKFNGGNNAGHTVVVGSEKYALHLLPSGILSPGVTPVIGNGVVVDIEVLFEELDDLIARGVDVSRLLVSSAAHVIAPFHRTLDKVSERFLGKRRIGTTGRGIGPAYADKINRVGIRVQDLFDEKILRQKIEGSLDQKNHLLVKVYNRRAITVDETVAELLGYAERLRPMVADTSLVLNQALDAGKTVLFEGGQATMLDVDHGTYPFVTSSNATAGGVCTGSGIGPTRIDRVVGVIKAYTTRVGEGPFPTELLDEMGEYLRTTGGEYGVTTGRPRRCGWYDAVIARYSARVNGLTDFALTKLDVLTGLEQIPVCVAYDVDGVRFDEMPLDQSDFHHAKPILEYFPGWTEDITAARTFEDLPANAQAYVLALEGMSGSRMSVIGVGPDREQTIVRHALV; from the coding sequence ATGCCAGCGATCGTGGTCGTCGGAGCCCAGTGGGGCGACGAGGGCAAGGGCAAGGCGACGGACCAGCTCGGCTCCCAGGTCGACTACGTCGTCAAGTTCAACGGTGGCAACAACGCCGGCCACACGGTCGTCGTCGGGAGCGAGAAGTACGCGCTCCACCTCCTGCCGTCGGGCATCCTCTCGCCGGGCGTCACGCCCGTCATCGGCAACGGCGTCGTCGTCGACATCGAGGTGCTCTTCGAGGAGCTCGACGACCTCATCGCGCGCGGCGTCGACGTCTCGCGCCTGCTCGTCTCGTCCGCAGCGCACGTCATCGCGCCGTTCCACCGGACGCTCGACAAGGTCTCCGAGCGCTTCCTCGGCAAGCGTCGCATCGGCACGACCGGACGCGGCATCGGCCCGGCGTACGCGGACAAGATCAACCGCGTCGGCATCCGCGTCCAGGACCTCTTCGACGAGAAGATCCTTCGCCAGAAGATCGAGGGTTCCCTCGACCAGAAGAACCACCTGCTGGTCAAGGTCTACAACCGTCGCGCCATCACCGTCGACGAGACCGTCGCCGAGCTGCTCGGCTACGCCGAGCGCCTGCGCCCCATGGTCGCGGACACCTCGCTCGTGCTCAACCAGGCGCTCGACGCCGGCAAGACCGTCCTCTTCGAGGGCGGCCAGGCGACGATGCTCGACGTCGACCACGGCACCTACCCGTTCGTCACGTCGTCCAACGCGACCGCGGGCGGCGTGTGCACCGGCTCGGGCATCGGCCCGACGCGCATCGACCGCGTCGTCGGCGTCATCAAGGCGTACACGACGCGCGTCGGCGAGGGCCCCTTCCCGACCGAGCTCCTCGACGAGATGGGCGAGTACCTGCGCACGACCGGCGGCGAGTACGGCGTGACCACCGGTCGCCCCCGTCGCTGCGGCTGGTACGACGCCGTCATCGCGCGCTACTCGGCGCGCGTCAACGGCCTCACCGACTTCGCGCTCACCAAGCTCGACGTCCTCACGGGACTCGAGCAGATCCCCGTGTGCGTCGCGTACGACGTCGACGGGGTGCGCTTCGACGAGATGCCGCTCGACCAGTCGGACTTCCACCACGCGAAGCCGATCCTCGAGTACTTCCCCGGCTGGACCGAGGACATCACGGCTGCCCGCACGTTCGAGGACCTGCCCGCGAACGCCCAGGCGTACGTCCTCGCGCTCGAGGGCATGTCGGGCTCGCGCATGAGCGTCATCGGCGTCGGCCCCGACCGTGAGCAGACGATCGTCCGCCACGCGCTCGTCTGA
- a CDS encoding DUF3151 domain-containing protein has product MTSPTGPRLERIELGRIVTHLPADGPDRAAREMLAAGSPAREAARAVPSSSLAWALLAEASLAEDAVASYAYARTGYHRGLDALRRAGWRGTGEVPVDHEPNQGFLRALLALARAAAAIGEDDEAERCAGFLGDCGTDAAAVDATR; this is encoded by the coding sequence ATGACCTCACCCACGGGCCCTCGCCTCGAGCGCATCGAGCTCGGCCGGATCGTCACGCACCTGCCCGCCGACGGCCCTGACCGGGCCGCGCGCGAGATGCTCGCCGCGGGCTCGCCGGCCCGCGAGGCCGCGCGCGCAGTGCCGTCGTCGTCCCTCGCCTGGGCGCTGCTCGCCGAGGCGAGCCTCGCGGAGGACGCCGTCGCGTCGTACGCCTACGCCCGCACCGGCTACCACCGTGGCCTCGACGCGCTGCGGCGCGCCGGATGGCGCGGCACGGGCGAGGTGCCCGTCGACCACGAGCCCAACCAGGGGTTCCTGCGGGCCCTCCTCGCGCTCGCCCGCGCCGCCGCCGCGATCGGCGAGGACGACGAGGCGGAGCGCTGCGCAGGATTCCTCGGCGACTGCGGCACGGACGCGGCGGCCGTCGACGCGACGCGCTGA
- a CDS encoding sodium:proton antiporter: MELALLGVVAVLVIVAVAGVAPRIGVAAPVILVLLGTIGGYLPGVEPVVVDPEIVLMVVLPPILYAAAVNVPLMDFRRNFRAITGLSVVLVVLSAVVVGLVLRLLLPDLSFAAAIALGAVVAPPDAVAATAVGKKLGLPHRLVTVLEGEGLVNDATALVLLRSAVAATAATAASVEVADVAVDFVRAVAIALVIGAAVGLAAVFVRGRMSDPVLSTAISFAVPFVAFIPAEHLHASGVLAVVVAGLLTGHLAPKHLSPADRISERTNWRTAQMLLENGVFLLVGLELHGIVDQVADDDLSVGQAVAIGVLVAAVLTVVRAGFVVPLVASLRRERRRAVVRAAHLDSVLSRIEEARTVLPPEILEDPRFRERGRRVTRKIRRRRADLGSLQADGLGWRGGAVLAWSGMRGVVTVAAAQTLPADLPYRPQLVLIALTVAIVTLVVQGGTLPWVIRIVGVQGTDEDVEREQLATLVGEITSAGVACLENPSLRRSDGSEFPPETLEGVRDAIRRTASLLTVHGAEDGQGPASDHHALRRRAIEAERAALADARTSGAHPSHVVDHVEHLLDLEEARLDLA; encoded by the coding sequence ATGGAGCTTGCGCTGCTCGGAGTGGTCGCCGTCCTCGTCATCGTCGCGGTCGCTGGTGTCGCGCCCCGGATCGGTGTGGCAGCACCCGTCATCCTCGTCCTGCTCGGGACGATCGGCGGCTACCTGCCCGGCGTCGAACCGGTGGTCGTCGACCCGGAGATCGTCCTCATGGTCGTGCTGCCGCCGATCCTCTACGCCGCGGCGGTCAACGTGCCGCTCATGGACTTCCGGCGCAACTTCCGGGCGATCACGGGCCTGTCCGTCGTGCTCGTCGTGCTCTCGGCGGTCGTCGTCGGGCTCGTCCTGCGGCTCCTCCTGCCGGACCTGTCGTTCGCCGCGGCGATCGCGCTCGGCGCGGTCGTCGCGCCGCCCGACGCGGTCGCGGCGACCGCCGTCGGCAAGAAGCTCGGTCTGCCGCACCGGCTCGTCACGGTCCTCGAGGGTGAGGGGCTCGTCAACGACGCGACCGCTCTCGTCCTCCTGCGCTCCGCGGTCGCGGCGACGGCAGCGACAGCGGCGTCCGTCGAGGTCGCCGACGTCGCCGTCGACTTCGTGCGCGCCGTCGCGATCGCCCTCGTCATCGGCGCCGCCGTCGGGCTCGCGGCGGTCTTCGTGCGCGGCCGCATGTCGGACCCCGTGCTCTCGACCGCGATCTCGTTCGCGGTGCCGTTCGTCGCGTTCATCCCCGCGGAGCATCTCCACGCGTCGGGCGTGCTCGCGGTCGTCGTCGCGGGCCTGCTCACCGGCCACCTCGCACCCAAGCACCTCTCGCCCGCCGACCGCATCTCCGAGCGCACCAACTGGCGCACCGCGCAGATGCTCCTCGAGAACGGGGTGTTCCTGCTCGTCGGGCTCGAGCTTCACGGGATCGTCGACCAGGTCGCCGACGACGACCTCTCGGTGGGCCAGGCCGTCGCGATCGGCGTGCTCGTCGCGGCGGTCCTCACCGTCGTCCGCGCGGGCTTCGTCGTGCCGCTCGTCGCGAGCCTGCGCCGCGAGCGCAGACGCGCCGTCGTGCGGGCCGCGCACCTCGACTCCGTCCTCTCCCGCATCGAGGAGGCCAGGACGGTGCTCCCGCCCGAGATCCTCGAGGACCCGCGCTTCCGCGAGCGGGGTCGCCGCGTGACGCGCAAGATCCGGCGGCGGCGCGCGGACCTCGGCTCGCTCCAGGCCGACGGGCTCGGCTGGCGCGGCGGCGCCGTCCTCGCGTGGTCCGGCATGCGCGGCGTGGTGACGGTCGCGGCCGCGCAGACCCTCCCTGCGGACCTGCCGTACCGGCCGCAGCTCGTGCTCATCGCGCTCACGGTCGCGATCGTCACGCTCGTCGTCCAGGGCGGGACGCTGCCGTGGGTGATCCGCATCGTCGGGGTGCAGGGCACCGACGAGGACGTCGAGCGCGAGCAGCTCGCGACGCTCGTCGGCGAGATCACCTCGGCGGGCGTCGCGTGCCTCGAGAACCCCTCGTTGCGCCGCAGCGACGGCAGCGAGTTCCCTCCCGAGACGCTCGAGGGTGTGCGCGACGCCATCCGGCGGACGGCGAGCCTCCTCACGGTGCACGGCGCCGAGGACGGACAGGGCCCCGCGAGCGACCATCACGCGCTGCGCCGCCGCGCGATCGAGGCGGAGCGGGCGGCGCTCGCCGACGCGCGGACGTCGGGCGCGCACCCGAGCCACGTCGTCGACCACGTCGAGCACCTGCTCGACCTCGAGGAGGCGCGGCTCGACCTCGCGTGA
- a CDS encoding STAS domain-containing protein, which yields MIQIATSPATTTLTITGDLDLAERDQFPEITARVVGLRRQLLVLDMCGVTFMDSTGAAFLIALADAGRRRGGATVLRGCDERDLFVLEVCGALDLFRVDAEHACSHDEASA from the coding sequence ATGATCCAGATCGCCACGTCGCCCGCCACGACGACGTTGACGATCACGGGCGACCTCGACCTTGCCGAGCGCGACCAGTTCCCCGAGATCACCGCACGCGTCGTCGGCCTGCGCCGCCAGCTGCTCGTCCTCGACATGTGCGGCGTGACGTTCATGGACTCGACCGGCGCGGCGTTCCTCATCGCCCTCGCGGACGCGGGACGCCGCCGCGGCGGCGCGACAGTCCTGCGCGGCTGCGACGAGCGCGACCTCTTCGTGCTCGAGGTGTGCGGGGCGCTCGACCTCTTCCGGGTCGACGCCGAGCATGCGTGCTCGCACGACGAGGCCTCGGCCTGA
- a CDS encoding SpoIIE family protein phosphatase: MGGREGVPGNAVPAAAPVQAPVPDDALDLLPGLAAQHVGVGLTTLGVRDGVVRMLWVNDVFSRITGYAAHEVVGLEPRLFYSDQWSEVGVASLATEVRAGRTASITLPFRRPDGASVWLALSLTAVPADAVASVVPTEDEADGGPAEMWIASFSDVTGTVERNVHLRDAMRAERRARLHLALLSRVSDLLSEPDPDEALTQVTALLAPALVQWAGAFLVEGGLRLVGHDPGRADGLRRDAARRRTLRRVSPGDPTGAYEIDRVLGGLQSEAILDLTLVHPDESAAALVQGQVLAAEPGLALLSPRVRVVGVLGSRSVLALLVHAVSESGGVPQLADELEQVLGVVVRRVGLALDNARLYAREHELAETMQRSLLPRQVEIDGLDLWTYYAPSVAHAQVGGDWYDVLEVAPGVAGVVVGDVVGHDVEAAALMGQLRSVVRAYAFEGGSPASVLDRTDQLMRGMRAPRAASAVYGTLMPRVGSPGTWVFEYARAGHLPAVLVRDGQATQLAQGAGALIGFGRRARTGGRAVLVPGDTLVLYTDGLIERRARPLRAGLEALLAAAARTQAQDAAGIGEELLAALADSPEDDVAVVVVRVPQEGAPTTGTAAGPRSRRWSMPSDPAAIARSRHAVLRTCEAWGIAEVADAELVVSELVANAVLHGWGTVELRLFDTGDGLRIEVEDANPAPPVKLDGHAHGVGGYGVQIVDRLADWGWRAANDGKIVWARLRAR; encoded by the coding sequence GTGGGCGGACGTGAGGGCGTGCCCGGCAACGCCGTGCCCGCCGCCGCCCCCGTGCAGGCCCCCGTGCCGGACGACGCGCTCGACCTCCTGCCGGGCCTCGCCGCGCAGCACGTCGGCGTCGGCCTCACGACGCTCGGGGTGCGTGACGGCGTCGTCCGCATGCTCTGGGTCAACGACGTCTTCTCGCGGATCACGGGCTACGCGGCGCACGAGGTCGTCGGGCTCGAGCCCCGCCTCTTCTACTCCGACCAGTGGTCGGAGGTCGGCGTCGCGTCCCTCGCGACCGAGGTCCGTGCGGGTCGCACGGCGTCGATCACCCTCCCGTTCCGGCGCCCTGACGGCGCGTCGGTGTGGCTCGCGCTCTCCCTCACGGCGGTCCCGGCCGACGCGGTCGCGTCCGTCGTCCCGACGGAGGACGAGGCCGACGGCGGCCCGGCCGAGATGTGGATCGCGTCGTTCTCCGACGTCACCGGAACCGTCGAGCGCAACGTCCACCTGCGGGACGCCATGCGGGCCGAGCGCCGGGCGCGCCTGCACCTCGCGCTCCTCTCACGCGTGTCCGACCTGCTCTCCGAGCCTGACCCGGACGAGGCCCTCACGCAGGTGACCGCGCTCCTCGCGCCCGCGCTCGTGCAGTGGGCCGGGGCGTTCCTCGTCGAGGGCGGGCTGCGGCTCGTCGGGCACGACCCGGGCAGGGCGGACGGCCTGCGCCGCGATGCGGCGCGGCGTCGCACGTTGCGCCGCGTCTCGCCGGGCGACCCCACGGGCGCGTACGAGATCGACCGGGTGCTCGGCGGCCTGCAGTCCGAGGCGATCCTCGACCTCACGCTCGTCCACCCCGACGAGAGCGCGGCCGCGCTCGTCCAGGGCCAGGTGCTCGCGGCGGAGCCGGGGCTGGCGCTGCTCTCGCCCCGCGTCCGGGTCGTCGGGGTCCTCGGCTCGCGCTCGGTCCTCGCCCTGCTCGTGCACGCGGTGAGCGAGTCAGGGGGCGTGCCGCAGCTCGCCGACGAGCTCGAGCAGGTTCTCGGCGTCGTCGTGCGACGGGTCGGCCTCGCCCTCGACAACGCGCGCCTCTACGCGCGCGAGCACGAGCTCGCCGAGACCATGCAGCGATCGCTCCTGCCGCGGCAGGTCGAGATCGACGGGCTCGACCTGTGGACGTACTACGCGCCGTCGGTCGCGCACGCCCAGGTGGGCGGCGACTGGTACGACGTCCTCGAGGTCGCGCCGGGCGTCGCCGGCGTCGTCGTCGGCGACGTCGTCGGGCACGACGTCGAGGCCGCCGCGCTCATGGGCCAGCTCCGCTCGGTCGTGCGCGCGTACGCGTTCGAGGGCGGCTCGCCCGCGTCCGTGCTCGACCGCACCGACCAGCTCATGCGCGGCATGCGTGCGCCGCGCGCGGCGAGCGCCGTCTACGGCACGCTCATGCCGCGCGTGGGCTCCCCGGGCACGTGGGTCTTCGAGTACGCGCGGGCCGGGCACCTGCCGGCGGTGCTCGTGCGTGACGGGCAGGCGACGCAGCTCGCACAGGGAGCGGGCGCGCTCATCGGCTTCGGCCGACGCGCCCGGACGGGCGGCCGCGCCGTGCTCGTCCCGGGGGACACGCTCGTCCTTTACACGGACGGCCTCATCGAGCGGCGCGCGCGCCCGTTGCGCGCGGGCCTCGAGGCGCTGCTCGCGGCGGCCGCGCGCACGCAGGCGCAGGATGCTGCCGGCATCGGTGAGGAGCTGCTCGCGGCGCTCGCCGACTCGCCCGAGGACGACGTCGCGGTCGTCGTCGTCCGCGTCCCGCAGGAAGGCGCCCCGACGACGGGGACCGCCGCGGGCCCGCGCTCGCGGCGCTGGTCGATGCCGTCGGACCCCGCGGCGATCGCCCGGTCGCGCCACGCGGTGCTGCGGACGTGCGAGGCGTGGGGGATCGCGGAGGTCGCCGACGCCGAGCTCGTCGTCTCGGAGCTCGTCGCGAACGCCGTCCTCCACGGCTGGGGGACCGTCGAGCTGCGGCTCTTCGACACGGGCGACGGCCTGCGCATCGAGGTCGAGGACGCCAACCCGGCGCCGCCCGTCAAGCTCGACGGGCACGCGCACGGTGTGGGCGGCTATGGCGTACAGATCGTCGACAGGCTCGCCGACTGGGGCTGGCGCGCCGCGAACGACGGCAAGATCGTGTGGGCGCGCCTGCGGGCGCGCTGA
- a CDS encoding STAS domain-containing protein has product MRDENAAEETAPAQDEPGTLHVLVGANRTRIVLSGEIDANLAQEFSDAMADAQEIDLPVEVDAHHVTFMDSSGVAFLARLAAQTPQKVRVLRAPQTMRFLLEVTRVGELVEILDEDPGFEFAPIDEFTIERLPGQINPPR; this is encoded by the coding sequence GTGCGCGACGAGAACGCCGCCGAGGAGACCGCACCGGCCCAGGACGAGCCGGGGACCCTCCATGTCCTCGTGGGCGCGAACCGCACGCGCATCGTCCTCTCGGGTGAGATCGACGCGAACCTCGCGCAGGAGTTCAGCGACGCGATGGCCGACGCGCAGGAGATCGACCTGCCCGTCGAGGTCGACGCGCACCACGTGACGTTCATGGACTCCTCGGGCGTCGCGTTCCTCGCGCGCCTCGCCGCGCAGACGCCCCAGAAGGTGCGCGTGCTGCGCGCGCCGCAGACCATGCGCTTCCTCCTCGAGGTCACGCGCGTCGGCGAGCTCGTCGAGATCCTCGACGAGGACCCGGGCTTCGAGTTCGCGCCCATCGACGAGTTCACGATCGAGCGGCTGCCCGGCCAGATCAACCCGCCCCGCTGA